Proteins from a single region of Oreochromis niloticus isolate F11D_XX linkage group LG7, O_niloticus_UMD_NMBU, whole genome shotgun sequence:
- the syt1b gene encoding synaptotagmin-1b — MTGNRQVEPSTSATPTHLPNATTTAGQKQSEGHSLNKFMSELHSIHMPSWAVAALCIVSLCMVLSCAVCMWKKFLKKGDKGKEKDKKKGTEKSKGGFDTEMDGGYNESLKDECDKETELSDNEPKEDEKLGRLHFTLDYNFTDNTLVVGILQAAELPAMDVGGSSDPYVKLYLLPDKKKKFETKVHRKTLEPNFNETFTFKVPYTELGGKTLVMTVYDFDRFSKHDAIGAVKIPMSSVDFSQSLQEWRDLQKAEKEESERLGDICLSLRYVPTAGKLTVVILEAKNLKKMDVGGLSDPYVKIHLMQNGKRLKKKKTTIKKNTLNPYYNESFSFEVPCEQIEKVQVAVTVLDYDKIGKNDAIGKVLLGGNSTGTEQRHWSDMLANPRRPIAQWHSLQPEDEVNALISNKK; from the exons ATGACTGGGAACCGCCAAGTTGAACCAAGCACCTCAGCTACCCCTACCCATCTGCCAAATGCAACTACCACGGCGGGCCAAAAACAATCTGAAGGCCACAGTCTTAATAAGTTCATGAGTGAACTTCACAGTATCCACA TGCCATCATGGGCTGTCGCTGCCCTTTGTATCGTGAGCCTGTGCATGGTGCTGTCCTGTGCTGTGTGCATGTGGAAGAAGTTCCTAAAAAAGGGGGACAAGGGCAAAGAAAAGGACAAGAAAAAGGGGACAGAGAAGAGTAAGGGAGGTTTTGACACTGAAATGGATGGAGGTTACAATGAG TCCCTGAAAGATGAATGTGACAAAGAAACAGAGCTGTCAGATAACGAGCCCAAGGAAGACGAGAAGCTGGGCAGACTACATTTCACATTAGACTACAATTTCACAGATAATACG CTGGTGGTAGGCATCTTGCAGGCTGCAGAGCTACCTGCGatggatgtgggaggaagttctGACCCTTACGTTAAACTCTATCTGCTaccagacaaaaagaaaaagtttgaaACCAAAGTTCATAGAAAGACCTTAGAACCCAACTTCAATGAGACTTTCACATTTAAG GTACCATACACTGAGCTGGGCGGAAAGACCCTTGTGATGACTGTGTATGACTTTGACCGTTTCTCAAAACATGATGCTATTGGAGCTGTGAAGATACCCATGAGCAGTGTGGACTTCAGCCAGTCTCTGCAAGAGTGGCGGGACCTGCAGAAGGCAGAGAAGGAGGAG AGTGAACGGCTTGGAGACATATGTTTGTCCTTGAGGTATGTCCCTACAGCAGGGAAGCTGACAGTGGTGATTTTGGAGGCCAAAAACCTGAAGAAAATGGATGTGGGCGGATTATCAG ATCCTTATGTGAAGATCCACTTAATGCAGAATGGGAAAAGactcaagaaaaagaaaacaacaattaAGAAAAACACTTTGAACCCTTACTACAATGAATCCTTCAGCTTTGAAGTACCTTGTGAACAGATAGAG AAGGTGCAGGTAGCGGTGACTGTGCTCGACTATGACAAGATTGGGAAGAATGATGCTATCGGGAAGGTGTTGCTGGGCGGGAACAGCACTGGAACTGAGCAACGCCATTGGTCAGACATGCTGGCCAACCCCCGGCGGCCAATAGCCCAATGGCATAGCCTTCAACCTGAAGATGAAGTCAATGCACTAATTTCCAACAAGAAATGA